One segment of Neobacillus endophyticus DNA contains the following:
- a CDS encoding VOC family protein yields the protein MPFVIKKIDHVQLAAPKGCENLAREFFGSILGLIEVEKPEELKKRGGVWFEFGTFQIHIGVEEPFTPAKKAHPAFVVENIQELKNHLREKAVSFTEDDNLPGADRIHVHDPFGNRLEFLEWQ from the coding sequence ATGCCATTTGTGATAAAAAAAATTGACCACGTCCAGCTTGCAGCACCCAAAGGCTGTGAAAATTTAGCAAGAGAATTTTTCGGCAGTATCCTGGGGCTAATTGAGGTAGAGAAACCAGAAGAGCTAAAGAAAAGGGGAGGAGTCTGGTTTGAGTTTGGAACATTTCAAATTCATATTGGTGTAGAAGAACCGTTTACCCCGGCTAAGAAGGCGCATCCTGCTTTTGTAGTTGAAAATATTCAAGAGCTAAAAAATCACCTTCGTGAAAAGGCTGTTTCCTTTACCGAAGACGATAACCTCCCTGGTGCAGATCGTATTCATGTCCATGATCCCTTTGGCAACAGACTGGAATTCTTAGAATGGCAGTAA
- a CDS encoding twin-arginine translocase TatA/TatE family subunit translates to MLSNIGVPGLILILIVALVIFGPNKLPEIGRAAGKSIREFKKATEGIADDIKEEIKADVKEAKEQSVDLKK, encoded by the coding sequence ATGCTTTCAAATATTGGTGTACCAGGCTTAATATTAATATTAATTGTTGCTTTGGTGATTTTTGGCCCGAATAAATTACCTGAAATCGGACGTGCTGCCGGAAAGTCAATTCGAGAATTTAAAAAGGCAACCGAAGGAATTGCTGATGATATAAAAGAAGAAATAAAAGCAGATGTGAAAGAAGCAAAAGAACAATCCGTTGATTTGAAAAAGTAA
- the dltD gene encoding D-alanyl-lipoteichoic acid biosynthesis protein DltD, whose protein sequence is MKKAIFSPMIAAFLVLIILVTIPNQWIESMIPKDRVAQAATELDPIMFQGKYIQQAMLDDNSYLPMYGSSELARLDKFHPSNYFQETKAPFTPFLVGRGGTESLIHLLNFSEHIDQLKGKKIVFVLSPQWFQRKGTDESHFVPNYSSLQGYDFAFNQNINPKVKRKAIKRLLRFTPVNSDPILSTLYKAEITNDPWTKGKAMAVRPIALAYKNLLEKKDLYYSLVGSTPASREMSRGVKDKSWNQLESLANEEGSGLSTNNKFYISNYQYNKIKKLVPSLKGGKKHMTYGTGPEYRDFQLVLDLLKESGAKPLFISVPCNGYWYDYTGFPKEGRIAYYNRIRNQVLKMGFPIADFSKHEYDPYFLKDTIHIGWKGWVYTDRAIQDFYKGVKNPNDEVIWPH, encoded by the coding sequence ATGAAAAAAGCAATATTCTCACCCATGATCGCAGCCTTTCTAGTTCTAATTATTTTGGTTACAATACCAAATCAATGGATTGAGAGTATGATTCCCAAAGATAGAGTTGCTCAGGCTGCGACAGAATTAGATCCAATCATGTTTCAGGGAAAATACATCCAGCAAGCAATGCTTGATGATAATAGCTATTTGCCAATGTATGGTTCCAGTGAATTAGCAAGACTTGATAAGTTCCACCCGTCCAATTATTTCCAAGAAACCAAGGCTCCATTTACCCCTTTTCTTGTGGGACGGGGCGGAACAGAATCGCTTATTCATTTATTGAATTTTTCGGAGCATATTGATCAGTTAAAAGGGAAAAAAATCGTTTTCGTTTTGTCCCCTCAATGGTTTCAGCGCAAAGGAACAGATGAATCACATTTTGTTCCAAACTACTCCTCACTGCAAGGATATGATTTTGCCTTTAATCAAAATATCAATCCTAAAGTGAAGAGAAAGGCCATTAAAAGACTGTTACGATTTACTCCAGTTAATAGTGATCCAATTCTGTCTACCTTATATAAAGCAGAAATTACCAATGACCCATGGACAAAAGGAAAAGCTATGGCAGTTCGTCCTATAGCTCTCGCCTACAAAAACTTACTTGAGAAAAAAGATTTATATTACTCTTTAGTAGGCAGTACACCTGCTAGCCGTGAAATGAGCCGCGGTGTAAAGGATAAATCTTGGAACCAATTAGAGTCACTGGCGAATGAAGAAGGCTCAGGGTTATCGACGAACAATAAATTTTATATCAGCAATTATCAGTACAATAAAATTAAAAAGCTTGTTCCTTCCCTCAAGGGAGGAAAAAAGCACATGACATATGGAACTGGCCCCGAGTATCGCGATTTTCAGTTGGTTCTTGACTTACTAAAAGAATCTGGTGCCAAACCATTGTTTATTTCAGTACCTTGTAATGGTTATTGGTATGATTATACCGGGTTCCCAAAAGAAGGGCGTATCGCCTACTATAATCGAATTAGGAACCAAGTTTTGAAAATGGGCTTCCCTATCGCTGATTTTTCCAAACATGAATATGATCCCTATTTCCTTAAGGATACAATTCATATAGGATGGAAAGGCTGGGTATATACGGACAGAGCTATACAAGATTTTTATAAAGGTGTTAAAAATCCAAACGATGAAGTCATTTGGCCCCATTAG
- the dltC gene encoding D-alanine--poly(phosphoribitol) ligase subunit 2, with the protein MDIRNEVINLLAEICQDDVVKENPDIDLFDSGLLDSFGTVELLVQAEERFGIPVPITEFDRDTWNTPNNIANQLADRK; encoded by the coding sequence ATGGATATTAGAAATGAAGTCATTAACTTATTAGCAGAAATTTGTCAGGATGATGTTGTAAAAGAAAATCCGGATATCGATTTATTTGATTCAGGATTATTAGATTCTTTTGGTACAGTCGAATTGCTTGTTCAAGCTGAAGAACGTTTTGGAATTCCAGTACCAATTACTGAATTCGATCGCGATACTTGGAATACGCCTAATAATATTGCCAACCAGTTGGCTGATCGGAAATGA
- the dltB gene encoding D-alanyl-lipoteichoic acid biosynthesis protein DltB, translating to MTPYGSFTFFFIIAALLAPTVILGLMGKRFHTYNMIVTFIALCLIFSSNLRQAIALIIFTFWQVLLIKAYISYRKNANSTTVFYFAVIGSILPLAISKLLPYFSMINFIGFLGISYLTFKGTQIVMETRDGLIKQDLPLHRLLYFILFFPTISSGPIDRYRRFDKDLETSLTGEQYKLYLYEGMNKIFLGFLYKYIIGYSINHYFIANLGSIAHSHFQNNLYYMYAYSMYLFFDFAGYSNFAIGVSYIMGIKSPENFNKPFLSRNIKDFWNRWHMSLSFWFRDYVYMRFVFMVTKKKWIKNRNTISNLGYILLFLLMGVWHGLAIQYILYGAYHALIMVVYNSFERFNKKHKWWPQNRFTHVLAVIITFHFICFGFYIFSGYFIKGA from the coding sequence ATGACACCATATGGTTCGTTTACATTCTTTTTCATTATTGCCGCCCTTTTAGCACCAACCGTCATTCTCGGTTTAATGGGCAAAAGATTTCATACTTATAATATGATCGTTACTTTCATTGCCCTCTGTTTAATTTTCTCGTCCAATCTTAGGCAAGCGATCGCATTAATTATCTTTACGTTTTGGCAGGTACTTTTGATAAAGGCCTATATTTCATATCGTAAAAACGCAAACAGTACAACCGTTTTTTATTTTGCTGTGATAGGGTCCATCCTGCCTTTAGCTATATCAAAATTATTGCCATATTTTTCAATGATTAATTTTATTGGATTTCTTGGTATTTCGTATTTAACTTTTAAAGGCACGCAAATTGTGATGGAGACACGGGATGGTTTAATCAAACAGGATCTCCCACTCCATCGCCTGCTATACTTTATTTTGTTTTTCCCTACCATCTCCTCTGGTCCGATTGATCGCTATCGGCGATTTGATAAGGATTTAGAAACCAGTCTTACAGGAGAACAATATAAGCTTTATCTATATGAGGGAATGAACAAAATCTTTCTTGGATTTTTGTATAAATACATTATTGGTTACTCGATTAATCATTATTTTATTGCTAATTTAGGTTCAATAGCTCACAGCCATTTTCAGAATAACCTTTACTATATGTATGCTTATAGTATGTATCTCTTTTTTGATTTTGCCGGATATAGCAACTTCGCTATTGGTGTGAGTTATATTATGGGGATTAAATCTCCGGAAAACTTTAATAAACCATTTCTCAGCCGGAATATTAAAGATTTCTGGAATCGCTGGCATATGAGCCTATCCTTCTGGTTTAGAGATTATGTTTATATGCGTTTTGTATTTATGGTAACGAAGAAAAAATGGATAAAAAATCGTAATACCATTTCGAATCTTGGATATATTTTATTATTTTTATTAATGGGTGTTTGGCATGGATTAGCCATTCAATATATTTTATATGGTGCGTATCATGCATTGATAATGGTAGTGTATAATTCATTTGAACGTTTTAATAAAAAACACAAATGGTGGCCGCAAAATAGATTCACACATGTGCTGGCTGTTATTATCACCTTCCATTTCATCTGTTTTGGATTTTATATTTTCTCAGGATATTTTATTAAAGGAGCTTAG
- the dltA gene encoding D-alanine--poly(phosphoribitol) ligase subunit DltA, which produces MKLLNTIRELALSQPKAKAYISPEIEITYDQLWQQSEQVAAFLLKQDLKKQSPILVYGHMEPGMIISFLGCVKAGHPYIPVDTSIPMERVIKIISSAHSGLVINNSNQPLHLNSDASIINYDVLLTSQTKAEPVDTSNWVKEDENFYIIFTSGSTGNPKGVQISANNLQSFINWMVEDFPINGNLCFLNQAPYSFDLSVMDIYPALASGGSIFSITKEMIARPKLLFEALEKSNTQVWTSTPSFAQMCLMDPSFNQDLLPELAVFLFCGEILPVSVSKQLMERFPNAKIFNTYGPTEATVAITSIEVTDEILNKHQNLPIGVAKSDTQILLLDENGAEVPAGEKGEMIIVGPGVSKGYLGQKELTDKAFFEYSGQQAYRTGDAGYRDEDGLLFYKGRIDFQIKLHGYRMELEEIEYHIAKSNYVKSAVVIPVYQNEKIEYLLAAIVPSEHDFEKEYQLTSAIKKELGELIPAYMIPRKFTYHDELPITANGKMDRKKIKELVLQ; this is translated from the coding sequence ATGAAACTTTTAAATACAATCAGAGAGCTTGCACTGTCACAACCAAAGGCAAAGGCATACATATCTCCAGAAATTGAAATCACATACGATCAACTATGGCAACAGTCAGAACAAGTGGCTGCTTTTCTTCTTAAACAAGACTTGAAAAAGCAATCGCCGATATTGGTATACGGACATATGGAACCCGGTATGATCATATCTTTCTTAGGATGTGTAAAAGCCGGTCATCCTTACATACCTGTGGATACTTCCATTCCGATGGAAAGAGTAATAAAAATCATATCCAGCGCCCATTCCGGACTTGTGATTAACAATTCTAATCAGCCTTTACATCTAAATTCGGATGCTTCGATTATAAATTATGATGTATTGTTGACATCACAAACTAAGGCTGAACCGGTTGACACTTCGAATTGGGTCAAAGAAGATGAAAATTTTTATATCATTTTTACTTCGGGAAGTACCGGAAATCCGAAAGGTGTTCAAATTTCAGCAAATAATTTACAAAGTTTTATTAATTGGATGGTCGAAGATTTTCCTATTAATGGAAATCTCTGTTTTCTAAATCAGGCTCCTTATTCCTTTGATTTATCTGTTATGGATATTTATCCTGCTCTTGCAAGCGGGGGATCCATCTTTTCTATAACAAAGGAAATGATTGCTAGACCGAAGCTATTATTTGAAGCATTGGAAAAATCAAATACGCAAGTATGGACATCTACCCCATCGTTTGCACAAATGTGTTTGATGGATCCATCTTTTAATCAGGATTTGCTTCCTGAATTAGCTGTATTTTTATTTTGTGGAGAAATTCTTCCTGTATCAGTTAGCAAGCAATTAATGGAAAGATTTCCGAATGCAAAAATATTTAATACTTACGGTCCAACCGAAGCAACAGTCGCTATTACTTCCATTGAGGTCACGGATGAAATTTTAAATAAACACCAAAATCTTCCGATCGGAGTCGCTAAGTCAGACACGCAAATTTTACTTCTAGATGAAAATGGTGCTGAGGTTCCTGCTGGAGAAAAAGGTGAGATGATCATTGTCGGTCCTGGAGTAAGTAAAGGTTACTTAGGACAAAAAGAGTTAACGGATAAAGCATTCTTTGAATATTCCGGCCAGCAGGCTTATAGAACGGGTGATGCGGGCTATCGGGATGAAGATGGACTTTTATTCTATAAAGGTAGAATTGATTTCCAAATTAAACTGCATGGCTACAGAATGGAACTCGAGGAAATCGAGTACCATATTGCCAAATCAAATTATGTGAAGTCAGCAGTTGTCATACCTGTATATCAAAATGAAAAAATCGAGTACTTATTAGCTGCGATCGTGCCGAGCGAGCATGATTTTGAAAAAGAATATCAATTAACCAGTGCGATAAAAAAAGAATTGGGCGAGTTAATTCCAGCATATATGATTCCAAGAAAGTTCACCTATCATGATGAACTTCCTATCACCGCAAACGGGAAAATGGACCGAAAAAAGATTAAGGAATTGGTATTACAATGA
- a CDS encoding teichoic acid D-Ala incorporation-associated protein DltX, producing the protein MLDKIKVFFANQKLKWIARFAYYLLILLLLFFMYGFNDANAGTYIYNDF; encoded by the coding sequence GTGTTGGATAAAATAAAAGTCTTTTTCGCGAATCAAAAATTAAAATGGATCGCAAGATTTGCCTATTATTTGCTGATACTCCTGTTATTATTTTTTATGTACGGATTTAACGATGCAAATGCCGGTACTTATATTTATAACGACTTTTAA
- a CDS encoding M42 family metallopeptidase — MSYANTEETISILRKILAIPSPSGNTNEVISFVEKFLTELEIETTRNRKGGLIATIKGIDSSKHRILTAHVDTLGAMVKEIKANGRLKIDLIGGFKFNSIEGEYCQIETASGKKYTGTILMHQTSVHVYKDAGKAERNQENIEIRIDEKVHTPEEVRALGIEVGDFVSFDPRIEVTPSGYIKSRHLDDKASVAILLQLMKQLKSENMALPYTTHFLISNNEEIGYGGNSNITPETVEYLAVDMGAMGDGQSTDEYTVSICAKDASGPYHYELRKHLVQLAEANKIKYKLDIYPYYGSDASAAIRSGHDIVHGLIGPGIDSSHAFERTHQSSIENTAKLLYHYVLSDLVL; from the coding sequence ATGTCATATGCCAATACAGAGGAAACGATCTCCATCCTGAGGAAGATTTTAGCCATTCCCAGCCCTTCCGGCAATACAAATGAAGTCATTTCTTTTGTTGAGAAATTTCTTACTGAACTGGAAATAGAAACGACTAGAAATCGCAAAGGCGGATTAATTGCCACGATTAAAGGAATAGATTCAAGCAAACATCGAATCTTGACTGCGCATGTTGACACACTTGGAGCGATGGTAAAGGAAATTAAAGCTAATGGCCGATTAAAAATAGACTTGATTGGCGGATTTAAATTTAATTCCATCGAAGGCGAGTATTGTCAAATCGAAACTGCCAGCGGTAAGAAATATACCGGAACCATTCTGATGCATCAAACATCTGTTCATGTTTATAAAGACGCAGGCAAAGCTGAACGCAATCAGGAGAATATCGAAATCCGAATTGATGAGAAAGTACATACACCTGAAGAAGTCAGAGCACTTGGTATTGAAGTCGGGGATTTTGTTTCATTTGACCCAAGAATCGAAGTCACACCAAGCGGTTATATTAAATCGCGTCATTTAGATGATAAAGCAAGTGTTGCCATCCTTCTTCAATTAATGAAACAGTTAAAATCAGAAAATATGGCTTTGCCATATACAACTCATTTTTTAATTTCTAATAATGAAGAAATCGGCTACGGAGGAAACTCTAACATAACTCCTGAAACTGTTGAATATTTAGCAGTTGACATGGGGGCTATGGGTGATGGACAATCAACAGATGAGTATACGGTATCGATCTGTGCGAAAGATGCAAGCGGACCATATCATTATGAATTGCGAAAACACTTAGTTCAGCTTGCTGAAGCTAATAAAATTAAATATAAATTGGATATTTATCCTTACTATGGATCCGATGCCTCTGCGGCAATCCGTTCCGGACATGATATTGTTCACGGTCTTATAGGACCAGGAATTGATTCATCCCATGCATTTGAGCGGACACATCAGTCATCCATTGAAAATACTGCTAAGCTATTATATCACTATGTGCTATCTGACTTAGTTTTGTAA
- the corA gene encoding magnesium/cobalt transporter CorA, whose translation MIRTIAITKNHEIIKDVEIPKLVNGDYLWYWIDFNQPNTDECEYLKTPLSFHPLAIEDCMHYLQRPKLDYYKDHTFLVTQAINQDSLEKEEIDFFLSENYIVTFHQHSSYEITEVWNRLVQTEISDKWDPSHVLYLIIDKMVDNYFPPVYKIEDRLNEIDENSKGRGMEALLDDLFHTRHQLVSLRHTITPMRDLLYRILNSQRVTEIKGKTVYFSDVHDHLLKLTEMIEANRELTTDIRDSYISINSHQTNHVMKILTVITTIFMPITFIVGLYGMNFRYMPELTWKYGYFVTLFVMFVITVGMSWWFKRKGWFK comes from the coding sequence ATGATAAGAACGATCGCCATTACGAAGAACCATGAAATTATAAAAGACGTAGAAATTCCTAAACTAGTAAATGGAGATTATCTTTGGTATTGGATCGATTTTAACCAGCCCAATACGGATGAATGTGAATACTTGAAAACACCTCTATCTTTTCATCCGTTGGCGATTGAGGATTGCATGCATTATTTACAACGACCAAAGCTTGACTACTATAAGGATCATACGTTTCTGGTAACTCAAGCCATTAATCAAGATTCTCTTGAAAAAGAGGAGATTGATTTTTTCCTTAGTGAGAATTACATTGTCACCTTCCATCAACATTCTTCCTATGAAATAACGGAAGTCTGGAATCGTCTGGTGCAAACCGAGATTTCTGATAAATGGGACCCGTCCCATGTGTTATACTTAATTATCGATAAAATGGTGGATAATTATTTCCCTCCAGTGTATAAAATTGAAGACAGATTAAATGAAATTGATGAAAATTCAAAAGGGCGAGGAATGGAGGCTCTACTTGATGATCTATTTCACACCCGTCATCAGCTGGTTTCTTTAAGACATACGATTACCCCCATGCGGGATCTGCTTTACAGAATCTTAAATTCTCAGCGGGTAACAGAAATTAAAGGGAAAACCGTATATTTTTCTGATGTTCATGATCATCTGCTCAAATTGACAGAAATGATTGAAGCCAATCGCGAGCTTACAACTGATATTCGGGACAGTTATATTTCGATTAATTCGCATCAAACAAACCATGTTATGAAAATATTAACGGTTATCACTACCATTTTTATGCCCATCACATTTATTGTCGGACTATACGGGATGAATTTTCGCTATATGCCTGAGTTAACTTGGAAATATGGTTATTTTGTTACATTATTTGTTATGTTTGTTATTACAGTTGGTATGTCATGGTGGTTTAAGCGAAAGGGATGGTTTAAATAA
- a CDS encoding spore germination protein, giving the protein MPTNMIETIKESLKNRIQQSEDVIYKELHTKEKYIEALYIKTISDEAVFYDKLIKPFFEIASPVQFLAYLQSNPQIKSFETEQQTLDELLRGVAILFYQEYIFLFDNKVDHNNQVLDTTVETTVQGPQSGFSESLPVNLGLIRQRYPETTLKVESTTVGSISKTKVMILYDTVRSDPDTLNRIKEFLTTLDVQMFQTGEQLLDIIKKTNRALFPVMLVTERPDRVAVNLATGKVIILVHGSPFAVILPTVMKDFLASMEDIYNTYWVVKFLQILRYVGLFVSMVLPGFYVAVTSYNPELFRVQLALSIAGSRAGVPYPSFFEVLFMLFMMEMLTEASIRLPKAIGPTATTVGGLILGQAATEAGLVSNIMIIITSAVAICNFVIPINAFSITIRIMKYVVLVLSTVFGLVGSVLGFLMVVAYMVRLDSFGEPFLTFLQSKPKSN; this is encoded by the coding sequence ATGCCAACAAATATGATTGAAACCATCAAAGAAAGTTTAAAAAATCGCATTCAACAATCGGAGGATGTGATTTATAAGGAATTGCATACAAAAGAAAAATATATAGAAGCTCTTTATATTAAAACCATTAGTGATGAGGCTGTATTTTACGATAAATTAATAAAACCATTTTTTGAAATTGCGAGTCCAGTTCAATTTCTTGCTTATTTGCAGTCAAATCCGCAAATAAAATCCTTTGAAACGGAACAGCAAACACTTGATGAATTATTACGTGGAGTGGCTATTTTATTTTATCAGGAATATATCTTTTTATTTGACAATAAAGTCGATCACAATAATCAGGTTTTAGACACAACTGTTGAAACAACGGTACAAGGACCGCAATCAGGTTTTAGTGAGAGCCTTCCAGTTAACTTGGGACTCATCCGTCAGCGTTATCCGGAAACCACACTGAAGGTAGAATCAACAACAGTGGGGTCCATTTCAAAAACGAAAGTAATGATTCTTTACGATACTGTGCGTTCCGATCCTGACACATTGAATAGAATTAAAGAATTTCTTACAACGTTGGATGTGCAGATGTTTCAAACCGGTGAACAGTTATTAGACATTATTAAAAAAACAAATCGTGCGCTTTTCCCAGTTATGCTTGTGACAGAAAGACCTGACAGGGTGGCAGTCAATCTGGCTACAGGAAAAGTGATCATCCTTGTTCATGGATCGCCTTTTGCCGTTATATTGCCAACCGTGATGAAGGACTTTCTAGCCTCGATGGAGGATATTTACAATACTTATTGGGTAGTTAAATTTCTTCAGATTTTACGCTATGTGGGCTTGTTTGTCAGTATGGTACTACCGGGTTTTTATGTTGCCGTAACAAGCTATAATCCCGAGCTGTTCCGGGTACAGCTTGCGTTATCGATTGCGGGGAGCAGAGCAGGGGTACCATACCCATCTTTTTTTGAAGTGTTATTCATGCTATTTATGATGGAAATGCTGACTGAAGCAAGTATCAGGTTGCCGAAAGCGATCGGCCCTACAGCCACAACCGTAGGAGGATTAATCTTGGGGCAGGCAGCTACAGAAGCAGGGCTGGTAAGTAATATTATGATTATTATTACCTCAGCAGTGGCCATTTGTAACTTTGTGATCCCGATTAATGCTTTCAGTATTACCATACGAATAATGAAATACGTTGTTTTGGTACTTTCAACAGTTTTTGGACTTGTTGGTTCTGTTCTTGGCTTTCTGATGGTTGTGGCATACATGGTAAGGCTTGATAGCTTTGGAGAGCCTTTCTTAACATTCCTTCAAAGCAAACCGAAAAGTAATTAG
- a CDS encoding GerAB/ArcD/ProY family transporter: MNRYFLYLMLLNMMASTIIFVPKILLDAHFKGSVMAILIAIPIGTIFSYLLSKFMSYFPEQDLPEILEQLKHKWIKILILSILPVFWYSAGVLTLTGFTDILNRFINPEAPRLMNLALFLAALCLVIELPTQRVMYLLEIILFLNTPFIIFILYEGFTSDYMSWDSILEAATHVFERPSLKTVATAGFVFCGYSNLIIFNRLFKQKIKIWNFIAVFLLGTFNLLTTYFIPIGFHGIDGSHGFLYPWIITADSMRLVYSPIERAIFLFLMLYMSITLMSVAIHWHVGFEIINSLWNKKKSPKRKWIVILCFIAGTIPVVYFMNTIMLFQIAGYFMVFRLGAEVFIIALSFIMSRRTRTA, encoded by the coding sequence GTGAATCGATATTTTCTCTATTTAATGTTATTAAACATGATGGCCAGCACGATTATTTTTGTGCCGAAAATATTATTAGATGCACATTTTAAGGGTTCTGTTATGGCTATACTTATCGCCATTCCCATCGGCACCATTTTTTCTTATTTATTAAGTAAATTCATGTCCTATTTTCCGGAGCAAGATTTGCCGGAAATATTGGAGCAGTTGAAACATAAGTGGATTAAAATATTGATTTTAAGTATCCTTCCGGTTTTCTGGTATTCGGCAGGTGTATTAACTCTTACAGGATTTACCGATATTTTAAACCGGTTTATCAATCCTGAAGCTCCTAGGCTGATGAACTTAGCCCTTTTCTTGGCAGCCCTTTGCTTAGTTATTGAGCTGCCTACACAAAGAGTGATGTATTTATTGGAAATTATTTTATTTCTTAATACCCCGTTTATTATTTTTATTCTCTATGAAGGTTTTACCAGCGACTATATGAGCTGGGATTCCATATTAGAAGCAGCGACGCATGTATTTGAAAGACCTAGTCTCAAAACTGTAGCAACTGCTGGGTTCGTTTTTTGCGGTTATTCAAATCTCATTATTTTTAATCGGCTATTTAAACAGAAAATTAAAATCTGGAATTTTATTGCCGTTTTTTTGTTAGGAACTTTTAATCTTTTAACCACATACTTCATCCCCATTGGTTTCCATGGTATAGACGGGTCTCATGGATTTCTTTACCCATGGATTATAACGGCTGATTCTATGCGGCTCGTTTATAGTCCGATCGAACGGGCCATATTTCTATTTTTAATGTTGTATATGAGTATCACTTTGATGAGCGTTGCCATCCATTGGCACGTTGGGTTTGAAATCATCAATAGTTTATGGAATAAGAAAAAGAGCCCTAAAAGGAAATGGATCGTTATTCTTTGTTTTATTGCTGGAACAATTCCCGTGGTATATTTCATGAATACTATCATGCTTTTTCAGATCGCTGGCTATTTTATGGTGTTTAGACTTGGAGCAGAAGTGTTTATTATTGCCCTGAGTTTCATTATGTCAAGGAGGACTAGAACAGCATGA
- a CDS encoding Ger(x)C family spore germination protein, protein MSRFIKWGGVVLLFALLLELGGCGFKDIEKRFFVVAIGVDQAKNSDKKFNISLKFAIPSSSKDQPSQSIIVTQEGDTISEAVRIIKTKVDREIDFSHAKVLLFGQKVVEKELPAGIYYWFARRRDIQEIAWIGIGKPSALAVLKVRPKSEHFPGDALFLALGKDGSETPFIISEFFFDFKKRTTEKGLDPVLPVLEAQKDLIVINTVGIFDKKRLKLLLNPVETMILNFFMINEQKSALKVKASQTIVIDTKKVKNTYKIMKPKGKPPYIQVNSKIIGMMEEAVKYAVYNQHVSGYEKAAEKEFSHNIKQMLIKFQKANVDPIGFGLRWRAHSFNRDDWQEWKRIYPTIKFNVNSQVIIEDTGLIE, encoded by the coding sequence ATGAGCCGTTTCATTAAATGGGGCGGGGTAGTTCTTTTATTCGCCTTATTACTTGAGCTAGGGGGCTGTGGATTTAAAGATATTGAAAAACGATTTTTCGTCGTTGCCATTGGAGTCGATCAGGCAAAGAACAGTGATAAAAAATTCAATATCAGTCTCAAATTTGCAATTCCCTCCAGTTCAAAGGACCAGCCGTCCCAATCGATTATCGTTACACAAGAAGGTGATACCATATCAGAAGCTGTCCGGATTATTAAAACAAAAGTAGATCGGGAAATAGATTTTAGTCATGCTAAGGTTCTGCTTTTCGGACAAAAAGTAGTAGAGAAGGAATTGCCTGCGGGAATCTATTATTGGTTTGCCAGAAGGCGGGATATTCAAGAAATTGCCTGGATAGGAATAGGAAAACCAAGTGCACTGGCTGTTTTAAAAGTTCGACCAAAATCGGAGCATTTTCCGGGGGATGCATTGTTTTTAGCGCTTGGGAAAGACGGATCGGAAACACCATTTATCATTTCGGAGTTCTTTTTTGATTTTAAAAAACGAACAACTGAAAAAGGGCTGGACCCTGTTTTGCCAGTTTTAGAAGCACAGAAGGATTTAATCGTCATTAATACTGTCGGAATTTTTGATAAGAAACGATTAAAGCTACTATTAAATCCGGTAGAGACCATGATATTAAATTTCTTTATGATTAATGAACAGAAAAGTGCATTAAAGGTAAAAGCAAGCCAAACAATTGTAATTGATACAAAGAAAGTGAAAAATACTTATAAAATAATGAAACCCAAAGGAAAACCTCCATATATTCAAGTAAATTCAAAAATAATCGGGATGATGGAAGAGGCGGTAAAGTATGCTGTATATAACCAGCATGTATCGGGATATGAAAAAGCTGCTGAAAAAGAATTCAGCCATAATATAAAGCAGATGTTGATAAAGTTTCAAAAAGCAAATGTTGATCCAATTGGATTTGGTTTGAGGTGGCGGGCACATAGCTTTAATCGGGATGATTGGCAGGAATGGAAAAGAATTTATCCGACTATAAAATTTAACGTAAATTCACAGGTAATAATTGAAGATACGGGTCTAATTGAATAA